The Bacillota bacterium LX-D genome includes a window with the following:
- a CDS encoding zf-HC2 domain-containing protein, with protein sequence MRCPEIRESIFAYLDDLLSAEQKKVFLAHLENCPACRQEVDLAQQTNKLLENFCTEVEPPADFALKVMDKINTYEAELKKVTSMETVKAKKEQAAAATAGLNNAQVKKRLFASRFARAASFAALIGTTGTLLIFNAVAKSPKIPLNSLTAKNPPVVAHYTAGESGQVVKDKQDKAGTEVKDKTGIEKTAEDSLNIETTASQEKTIVPQLAENGDQGFTGKNTGAGENKSKNNGSDTENLADNKVQDDDSTPPTRLEGPIKMASVAAGIPSKSIILKPIAVDDGYSNVRPQWTASGKKITYFSTKEATAGHYTLWGKNLADDSSSVIASNITDVLPLIKVNSVSPNGKRTLSFSGGQLLNTSLDGSEKIAVTPVLEAENISYAWSPNGKTIAINVKSKRSDERGLWLAQPDGSCWKLGTSIGGGNAVSWSPDGEKIAFTDGQNTIYVLLLGKAQPSLLLVVPEGDKLGLMSLEWSADSHGLLLDWAKPGSSQRGIYLATIPE encoded by the coding sequence CTGAACAGAAAAAAGTTTTTTTGGCTCATCTTGAAAATTGCCCTGCTTGTCGGCAAGAGGTAGACTTAGCACAGCAGACGAATAAGCTATTAGAAAATTTTTGTACTGAAGTGGAACCACCGGCGGATTTTGCCTTAAAGGTTATGGACAAAATTAATACTTACGAAGCTGAGTTGAAAAAAGTAACTAGTATGGAGACGGTAAAAGCTAAGAAAGAACAAGCTGCGGCAGCAACTGCCGGACTGAATAATGCTCAGGTTAAGAAAAGGCTGTTTGCCTCTCGTTTTGCCAGGGCAGCTTCTTTTGCCGCTTTGATTGGCACTACTGGTACACTGCTCATATTTAATGCGGTGGCTAAGTCGCCAAAGATACCTTTAAACTCTTTAACTGCCAAAAACCCTCCTGTTGTTGCCCATTATACGGCAGGGGAATCTGGGCAGGTTGTAAAAGATAAGCAGGATAAAGCCGGTACGGAAGTAAAAGATAAGACCGGAATTGAGAAAACTGCTGAAGATTCTTTAAATATAGAGACAACTGCTAGCCAAGAAAAAACCATTGTCCCACAGTTAGCGGAGAATGGGGATCAAGGATTCACCGGAAAGAACACAGGGGCAGGGGAGAATAAATCAAAAAATAATGGATCTGATACTGAAAATCTGGCGGATAATAAGGTTCAGGACGATGATAGTACACCTCCTACCCGCTTAGAAGGTCCAATTAAAATGGCTAGTGTGGCAGCCGGAATACCTAGCAAAAGTATAATTCTTAAACCGATTGCTGTTGATGATGGTTATAGCAACGTCAGGCCCCAATGGACTGCTTCGGGCAAAAAAATTACCTATTTTTCCACTAAAGAAGCAACAGCAGGTCATTATACTTTGTGGGGAAAAAATTTGGCCGATGATAGCTCTTCCGTTATAGCCTCCAATATTACCGATGTATTACCTTTAATTAAAGTTAATTCAGTTTCCCCAAATGGCAAAAGGACCTTATCCTTTAGCGGGGGACAATTGCTGAATACTAGCCTGGATGGCAGTGAGAAAATAGCTGTTACACCGGTTCTAGAGGCGGAGAATATTAGTTATGCCTGGTCGCCAAACGGAAAGACCATTGCCATTAATGTAAAAAGCAAACGCAGTGATGAACGTGGCTTGTGGCTAGCCCAGCCCGATGGAAGTTGCTGGAAATTAGGCACAAGTATTGGCGGTGGCAATGCTGTCAGTTGGTCGCCGGATGGTGAAAAAATCGCCTTTACAGATGGACAAAATACGATTTATGTTTTATTGCTTGGGAAGGCACAACCTTCTTTACTGCTAGTAGTGCCTGAGGGAGATAAATTAGGATTAATGAGTTTAGAATGGTCGGCAGATTCCCACGGGTTATTGTTAGATTGGGCTAAACCGGGATCAAGTCAGCGTGGGATTTATTTAGCTACCATACCCGAATAA